From Lysobacter auxotrophicus, the proteins below share one genomic window:
- a CDS encoding glycosyltransferase family 9 protein: MSRDVPRPAIAETEPPAHPAAVPDDAARTRSPVLVIRHGAFGDLLQADGALRDLREHHRDRHIALLASSPYTRLMSRCPHVDEVIADPRAPLLQLGRNLSLLRTLRERGFERVYDLQGSDRTALYRRLMPETPQWLRKHNPSGSGTPDRLAYAWMLAQAGIRVRHADAPDPAWMAEDAGALLAGAGVPSDYIVLIPGSAARHAHKRWPGHAALARRLGELGHAVVVVPGPDELELARSLPCHVLTRPDGGFLDWFALAGVLQRAAFVVGNDTGPTHLAAALGVPGLALFGSHTSVERTGIRMRAFEAIQVSDLAQLPVETVLADVLRRLPHA, from the coding sequence ATGTCGCGCGACGTACCGCGTCCTGCCATCGCCGAAACCGAACCGCCGGCGCACCCGGCCGCCGTTCCGGACGACGCCGCGCGAACCCGAAGTCCGGTGCTCGTCATCCGCCACGGTGCATTCGGCGACCTGCTGCAGGCCGACGGCGCGCTGCGCGATCTTCGCGAGCACCATCGCGACCGGCACATCGCCCTGCTCGCCTCCTCGCCCTACACGCGGCTGATGTCGCGCTGCCCGCACGTGGACGAGGTGATCGCCGATCCGCGCGCCCCGCTGCTGCAACTCGGCCGCAACCTGTCGCTGCTGCGCACCTTGCGCGAGCGCGGCTTCGAGCGCGTCTACGACCTGCAGGGCAGCGACCGCACCGCGCTCTACCGCCGGCTGATGCCGGAAACGCCCCAGTGGCTGCGCAAGCACAATCCGTCGGGCAGCGGCACGCCCGACCGCCTGGCCTACGCGTGGATGCTGGCGCAGGCCGGCATCCGGGTCCGCCATGCCGACGCCCCGGACCCGGCGTGGATGGCCGAGGACGCCGGCGCCCTGCTCGCCGGCGCGGGCGTGCCTTCGGACTACATCGTCCTGATCCCGGGCAGCGCCGCGCGGCACGCGCACAAGCGCTGGCCCGGCCATGCCGCTCTCGCCCGGCGCCTGGGCGAGCTCGGGCATGCGGTCGTCGTCGTGCCGGGGCCGGACGAACTCGAACTCGCCCGCAGCCTGCCCTGCCACGTGCTGACCCGACCGGACGGCGGCTTTCTGGACTGGTTCGCGCTCGCCGGCGTGCTGCAGCGCGCAGCGTTCGTCGTGGGCAACGACACGGGGCCGACCCACCTCGCGGCGGCGCTCGGCGTCCCGGGGTTGGCGTTGTTCGGTTCGCACACGTCGGTCGAGCGCACCGGCATCCGCATGCGCGCCTTCGAGGCGATCCAGGTGTCCGACCTCGCGCAGTTGCCGGTCGAGACCGTGCTCGCGGACGTGCTGCGTCGCCTGCCGCACGCCTGA
- a CDS encoding alpha-2-macroglobulin family protein, with amino-acid sequence MRWFAFLVLAAALLAGCKRDANGQLPAPSGEAIQAKAQTVQGFALLAAYPDQKGDEQLAIALEFSKPLVGTQSFDELIAVTDKNGAVVKGSWVLADDAKVLRFPHVEASKDYVVAIKAGLTAASGDRLAQPLRKEIYTGPLDPVVGFASQGSVLPARESRGLPVVSVNVQEVDVEFLRVREKELPKFFAEYQRGGRRGSWELASEYSEKTPLDQLAEPVYVNRFVLGGKPNERVLTYLPVQDIKELQEPGLYFAVMKRAGQFQDQYETAFFTVSDLGLHVRAYKDTLFVHTASLQNGSAVSGVELRILDSRGEPVMKAETDGNGNALLKYKLDAAYVLVASKGRDVSMLPFNQPALDLSEFAVSGREQAWFDVFAWSGRDLYRPGETVRLSALLRDQDGNPVAAKTGKAPQPVFLRYVQPDGKTFLETRLQPDAQGYVRHEQVIPVDAATGRWRVEFRTDPGSKDAVQGMTLRVEEFLPERLKLDLDAQPVLKPGEALNLRVDGAYLYGAPAAGNRFTAKLAVAIEQHPLEQLPGWFFGDPTLSLPKEAADVVDTELDAQGKLEQEIALPDEAKPVSTIAAIVTGSVYETGGRSVNRSLKRVLWPADALVGVRPLFDDKDGADANARVGFEIGRYGSDAQPRPAKALRVTLVREHRDYHWNHGDDGWDYDFTRRYEDIETKTVDVGTASARVDFPVEWGDYRLDVFDPATKLTTRYPFTAGWSWNDENRGLDARPDKVKLALDKTAYRAGDTLKVTLTPPHAGKGLLMVETDRMLYVQDIDAKAGSTFEIPVTKDWERHDVYVTALVFRGGSAPSRITPARAVGVAFVPMDRRDRKVAVGLSVPKQMQPERDLPVTVSVPQLAGKDAFVTVSAVDVGILNITRFPVPDAAAHFFAQRRLGVDAYDVYGRVIESFEGNMAKIRFGGDMALTALPQARRPTAKVQTVDLFAGPVKLDAKGNARVRLAVPDFNGTLRVSALVYSASTYGSRAADTIVRAPVLAEASLPRVLAPGDRSNVTLDVQNFTGRAGTFKVQVTGEGPIAISEGTRTAQLASEAKTTYTFPLQARPGMTVAQVRVRVDGNGVKVDRRYDLPVRPAWPSVVRARTKVLDSLGEIALDQALAEGLMPESVNARLSVSALPPIPFATALQGALEYPYGCAEQTTSKGFAALELDDATAKMLGTTGLDAGKRRARMEGAFGRLAAMQIGSGHFSMWGDGDYVNPLITPYVVEFLLDARDAGFAVPDAMLQKALKVLNEDLLSGGSPFFGYDRREHLKFAYQAYAGYALARVNRAPLGTLRALYDNERKQSLTGLPLVHLGIALSLQGDKARGAKAIAEGFARDAADRPEYLGDYGSRLRDDALMIALVHEHKLAKPEFDARAVALGRELDARRNNSWLWLSTQEQVAIARLGKALMAEQGRQVSGEWKVGDATSEAGPARLIGRLFDAAAVARGVSFAPKGEPPLYASFEIAGVPRTAPAPDKSVIDIDRKYYTTDGTPWTGGTLAEGDALIVQVNVRASRPMPDALLTDLLPAGLEIENFNLGDGKQWAGVVIDGIELSDRDDAAEVRHEEFRDDRYVAALKLDVGDTARVFYLVRAVTPGTYTVPPSLVEDMYRPELRGVGRVIPATLTVTQPGGK; translated from the coding sequence ATGCGGTGGTTCGCCTTCCTTGTGCTTGCCGCCGCGTTGCTCGCCGGCTGCAAGCGCGATGCGAACGGCCAGCTTCCCGCACCGAGCGGCGAGGCGATACAGGCGAAAGCGCAAACGGTGCAGGGCTTCGCGCTGCTCGCGGCGTATCCCGACCAGAAGGGCGACGAGCAGCTCGCCATCGCGCTGGAATTCAGCAAGCCGCTGGTGGGCACGCAATCGTTCGACGAACTGATCGCCGTGACCGACAAGAACGGCGCGGTCGTCAAAGGCAGCTGGGTGCTGGCGGACGACGCGAAGGTGCTGCGTTTCCCGCACGTGGAAGCGAGCAAGGACTACGTCGTCGCGATCAAGGCCGGGCTGACCGCCGCGTCGGGCGATCGCCTCGCACAGCCGCTGCGCAAGGAGATCTACACCGGTCCGCTCGATCCGGTCGTCGGTTTCGCCTCGCAGGGCAGCGTGCTGCCGGCTCGCGAAAGCCGCGGCCTGCCGGTGGTCTCGGTCAACGTGCAGGAAGTGGACGTCGAATTCCTGCGCGTGCGCGAGAAGGAGCTGCCGAAGTTCTTCGCCGAATACCAGCGCGGCGGGCGTCGCGGCAGTTGGGAACTGGCCAGCGAATACAGCGAGAAGACGCCGCTGGACCAGCTTGCAGAACCGGTCTACGTCAATCGTTTCGTGCTCGGCGGCAAGCCCAACGAACGCGTGCTGACCTACCTGCCGGTGCAGGACATCAAGGAACTGCAGGAACCCGGCCTGTACTTCGCGGTGATGAAGCGCGCAGGCCAGTTCCAGGACCAGTACGAGACCGCGTTCTTCACCGTCAGCGACCTCGGCCTGCACGTGCGCGCCTACAAGGACACGCTGTTCGTGCACACCGCATCGCTGCAAAACGGCAGCGCCGTGTCGGGCGTCGAGCTGCGCATCCTGGACTCGCGCGGCGAGCCGGTGATGAAGGCCGAAACCGACGGCAACGGCAACGCGCTGCTGAAGTACAAGCTCGATGCCGCCTACGTGCTGGTCGCGAGCAAGGGCCGCGACGTCTCGATGCTGCCGTTCAACCAGCCGGCGCTGGACCTGTCGGAGTTCGCCGTCAGCGGGCGCGAGCAGGCGTGGTTCGACGTGTTCGCCTGGTCCGGTCGCGATCTGTACCGGCCGGGCGAAACGGTGCGCTTGTCGGCGCTGCTGCGCGACCAGGACGGCAATCCGGTCGCGGCGAAAACGGGCAAGGCGCCGCAGCCGGTGTTCCTGCGTTACGTGCAGCCGGACGGCAAGACCTTCCTGGAAACGCGCCTGCAGCCCGACGCGCAGGGTTACGTGCGCCACGAGCAGGTCATTCCGGTGGACGCCGCGACCGGCCGCTGGCGCGTGGAATTCCGCACCGATCCGGGCAGCAAGGACGCCGTGCAGGGCATGACGCTGCGCGTGGAGGAATTCCTCCCGGAACGCCTCAAGCTCGACCTCGATGCGCAGCCGGTGCTCAAGCCGGGCGAAGCGCTGAACCTGCGCGTCGACGGCGCGTACCTGTACGGCGCGCCCGCCGCGGGCAACCGCTTCACCGCGAAGCTTGCCGTGGCCATCGAGCAGCATCCGCTCGAGCAGCTGCCCGGCTGGTTCTTCGGCGATCCCACGCTGTCGCTGCCGAAGGAAGCCGCCGACGTCGTCGATACCGAACTCGACGCGCAGGGCAAGCTCGAGCAGGAGATCGCGCTGCCGGACGAAGCCAAACCCGTGAGCACGATCGCCGCGATCGTCACCGGCAGCGTGTACGAGACGGGCGGGCGCAGCGTCAATCGCAGCCTCAAGCGCGTGCTGTGGCCGGCCGATGCGCTGGTCGGCGTGCGTCCGTTGTTCGACGACAAGGATGGCGCCGACGCGAACGCGCGCGTCGGCTTCGAGATCGGCCGCTACGGCAGCGACGCACAGCCGCGTCCGGCGAAGGCGCTGCGCGTGACGCTGGTGCGCGAGCACCGCGACTACCACTGGAACCACGGCGACGACGGCTGGGATTACGACTTCACCCGCCGCTACGAGGACATCGAGACGAAGACGGTCGACGTGGGCACCGCGTCGGCACGCGTCGATTTCCCGGTCGAGTGGGGCGATTACCGCCTCGACGTGTTCGATCCGGCGACGAAACTCACCACGCGCTATCCCTTCACCGCCGGCTGGAGCTGGAACGATGAGAACCGCGGCCTGGATGCGCGCCCCGACAAGGTGAAGCTCGCGCTCGACAAGACCGCCTACCGCGCCGGCGACACGCTCAAGGTCACGCTGACGCCGCCGCATGCGGGCAAGGGCCTGCTGATGGTCGAGACCGACCGCATGCTCTACGTGCAGGATATCGACGCGAAAGCCGGCAGCACGTTCGAGATCCCGGTGACCAAGGACTGGGAGCGCCACGACGTCTACGTCACCGCGCTGGTGTTCCGCGGCGGCAGCGCGCCGAGCAGGATCACGCCGGCGCGTGCGGTGGGCGTGGCGTTCGTGCCGATGGACCGTCGCGATCGCAAGGTGGCCGTCGGCCTGTCCGTGCCGAAGCAGATGCAGCCCGAGCGCGACCTGCCGGTCACGGTGAGCGTGCCGCAGCTGGCCGGCAAGGACGCGTTCGTGACGGTCTCGGCGGTGGACGTGGGCATCCTCAACATCACGCGCTTCCCGGTGCCCGATGCCGCCGCGCACTTCTTCGCGCAGCGCCGCCTCGGCGTGGATGCGTACGACGTCTACGGTCGCGTGATCGAGAGCTTCGAAGGCAACATGGCGAAGATCCGCTTCGGTGGCGACATGGCGCTGACCGCGCTGCCGCAGGCGCGGCGCCCGACGGCGAAGGTGCAGACGGTCGACCTGTTCGCAGGTCCGGTGAAGCTCGACGCGAAGGGCAATGCGCGCGTTCGCCTCGCCGTTCCGGACTTCAACGGCACGCTGCGCGTCTCGGCGCTGGTGTACTCGGCCAGCACGTATGGCAGCCGCGCGGCGGACACCATCGTGCGCGCGCCCGTGCTCGCCGAAGCCAGCCTGCCGCGCGTGCTCGCGCCGGGCGACCGGAGCAACGTCACGCTGGACGTGCAGAACTTCACCGGCCGCGCCGGCACGTTCAAGGTGCAGGTGACGGGCGAGGGGCCGATCGCGATTTCCGAGGGCACGCGCACCGCGCAGCTCGCGTCGGAGGCGAAGACCACCTACACCTTCCCGCTGCAGGCCCGCCCCGGCATGACCGTCGCGCAGGTGCGTGTGCGCGTGGACGGGAACGGCGTGAAGGTCGATCGTCGCTACGACCTGCCGGTCCGCCCGGCGTGGCCGTCGGTGGTGCGTGCGCGCACGAAGGTGCTCGATTCGCTGGGCGAGATCGCCCTCGACCAGGCGCTGGCCGAGGGCCTGATGCCCGAGTCGGTCAACGCGCGCCTGTCGGTCAGCGCATTGCCGCCGATTCCGTTCGCCACCGCGTTGCAGGGCGCGCTCGAGTATCCCTACGGTTGCGCCGAGCAGACCACCAGCAAGGGCTTCGCCGCGCTCGAACTCGACGACGCCACGGCGAAGATGCTCGGCACGACGGGCCTTGATGCGGGCAAGCGTCGCGCGCGGATGGAAGGCGCGTTCGGGCGGCTGGCCGCGATGCAGATCGGCTCGGGCCATTTCTCGATGTGGGGCGATGGCGATTACGTCAATCCGCTGATCACGCCGTACGTCGTCGAGTTCCTCCTCGACGCGCGGGACGCCGGCTTCGCGGTGCCCGACGCGATGTTGCAGAAGGCGTTGAAGGTGCTCAACGAGGACCTGCTTTCCGGCGGCTCGCCGTTCTTCGGCTACGACCGGCGCGAACACCTCAAGTTCGCCTACCAGGCCTACGCCGGTTACGCGCTCGCGCGCGTCAACCGCGCGCCGCTGGGCACGCTGCGCGCGCTGTACGACAACGAGCGCAAGCAGAGCCTCACCGGCCTGCCGCTGGTGCACCTGGGCATCGCGCTGTCGCTGCAGGGCGACAAGGCGCGCGGTGCCAAGGCGATCGCCGAAGGCTTCGCGCGCGATGCGGCGGATCGTCCGGAGTACCTGGGCGACTACGGCAGCCGCCTGCGCGACGACGCGCTGATGATCGCGCTGGTGCACGAGCACAAGCTGGCGAAGCCCGAATTCGACGCCCGCGCGGTCGCGCTGGGCCGCGAACTCGACGCGCGGCGCAACAACAGCTGGCTGTGGCTCAGCACGCAGGAGCAGGTCGCCATCGCGCGTCTGGGCAAGGCCTTGATGGCCGAGCAGGGCAGGCAGGTGTCCGGCGAATGGAAGGTCGGCGACGCGACCAGCGAGGCTGGCCCGGCACGCCTGATCGGACGGTTGTTCGATGCGGCCGCGGTCGCGCGTGGCGTGAGCTTCGCGCCGAAGGGCGAGCCGCCGCTGTACGCCAGCTTCGAAATCGCCGGCGTGCCGCGCACCGCACCGGCGCCGGACAAGTCGGTCATCGACATCGATCGCAAGTACTACACGACCGACGGCACGCCGTGGACCGGCGGCACCCTGGCCGAAGGCGACGCGCTGATCGTGCAGGTGAACGTGCGTGCGAGCCGTCCGATGCCCGACGCGCTGCTCACCGACCTGTTGCCGGCGGGACTGGAGATCGAGAACTTCAATCTCGGCGACGGCAAGCAGTGGGCCGGTGTGGTGATCGACGGGATCGAGCTGAGCGATCGCGACGACGCCGCCGAAGTGCGCCACGAGGAGTTCCGCGACGACCGCTACGTGGCCGCGCTCAAGCTCGACGTGGGCGATACGGCGCGCGTGTTCTACCTCGTGCGCGCGGTGACGCCGGGCACCTACACGGTGCCGCCATCGCTGGTGGAAGACATGTACCGCCCGGAGCTTCGCGGCGTGGGCCGGGTCATTCCGGCGACGCTTACGGTGACGCAGCCGGGAGGGAAGTGA
- a CDS encoding MOSC domain-containing protein has translation MKLSDLYLYPVKSCAPLALEEARVESRGLAGDRRWMIVDADGRFVTGRQFPELTLLRARPADNGLTFDAPGMPTLSVPLPAPSEHSVVEIWKKPVGATFASDDAGDWLSRYLGSAVRLVYMDDTVLRQVDPTFAREGDIVGFADSFPIMLLGRGSLDRLNSQLDVPVSMTRFRPNFVVDVDEPHAEDAWTRIAIGELEFDVAKDCTRCNFVNIDPATGRRSHDGQPLKTLTGYRRFDAGVTFGRHLIPRSFGVVRRGDAVRVLG, from the coding sequence ATGAAGCTGAGCGACCTGTACCTGTACCCCGTGAAGTCGTGCGCGCCGCTGGCGCTGGAGGAAGCGCGGGTGGAATCGCGCGGACTCGCCGGCGACCGCCGCTGGATGATCGTCGACGCCGATGGTCGCTTCGTCACCGGTCGCCAGTTTCCGGAACTCACGCTGCTGCGCGCGCGCCCTGCGGACAATGGGCTGACGTTCGACGCGCCCGGCATGCCGACGCTTTCCGTGCCCCTCCCGGCGCCCTCAGAACATTCCGTGGTGGAAATCTGGAAGAAGCCGGTCGGCGCGACGTTCGCATCCGACGATGCCGGGGACTGGCTCAGCCGCTATCTCGGCAGCGCCGTGCGGCTGGTCTACATGGACGACACCGTACTGCGGCAGGTCGATCCGACGTTCGCACGCGAGGGCGACATCGTCGGCTTCGCGGACAGCTTCCCGATCATGCTGCTGGGCCGCGGTTCGCTGGACCGGCTCAATTCGCAGCTCGACGTGCCGGTGTCGATGACGCGCTTCCGCCCGAATTTCGTGGTCGATGTCGACGAGCCACACGCCGAAGATGCGTGGACGCGGATCGCGATCGGCGAGCTGGAATTCGATGTGGCGAAGGACTGCACGCGCTGCAACTTCGTCAACATCGATCCGGCGACGGGGCGCCGGTCGCACGACGGCCAACCGTTGAAGACGCTGACCGGTTACAGGCGGTTCGACGCCGGCGTGACGTTCGGGCGGCATCTGATTCCGCGGTCGTTCGGCGTGGTGCGCCGTGGAGATGCGGTGCGGGTGTTGGGGTAG